In Gemmatimonadota bacterium, a single genomic region encodes these proteins:
- a CDS encoding lasso RiPP family leader peptide-containing protein: MYQKPTVVRLGTFRQLTQVGCVGGTDSFSVPGIGTSIGGTPVYGSNGQPTVCLAPNVSR; the protein is encoded by the coding sequence ATGTACCAGAAGCCGACTGTGGTACGTCTCGGCACTTTCCGTCAGCTGACCCAGGTTGGGTGCGTTGGAGGGACTGATTCCTTCTCCGTGCCTGGCATCGGGACGTCGATCGGCGGCACGCCGGTCTATGGCTCGAATGGGCAGCCGACGGTGTGCTTGGCGCCGAACGTCTCGCGCTAA
- a CDS encoding lasso RiPP family leader peptide-containing protein, protein MYQKPMVKRLGGFRELTKLGCVGGSDSFSVPGIGTSIGGTPVYGSNGQPTVCLAPNVSR, encoded by the coding sequence ATGTATCAGAAGCCGATGGTCAAGCGACTCGGCGGATTTCGCGAGCTGACGAAGCTCGGTTGTGTCGGCGGGAGCGACAGCTTCTCTGTCCCCGGAATCGGAACGTCGATCGGCGGAACGCCGGTGTACGGGTCGAACGGCCAGCCGACCGTCTGCCTGGCGCCGAACGTCTCGCGCTAA
- a CDS encoding ABC transporter ATP-binding protein: MTRHAEPDAIVVQDVHKRFPSPRSIWQTLRHPGQREWVESLQGVSFSVAHGEFFGILGPNGAGKTTLFKCITGLVTPERGQLTLQGHDVQRATRQARAQIGVVFANERAMNWRLDARENLRLFAALYNVARSEVDDRVEHVLRLVDLADTGQRLLGTFSSGMKQRVSLARALLTDPPILLLDEPTRSLDPVSAQRFRDFLREQVVTRERTVLLATHTTEEAFGLCDRVLVLDRGRVLATDTATRLADQFADQVYRAWVRDPAHPALRDAGVRLLDELTSADGWFVVEFPDLGTGHDAAATLRKLVASGVEVSRFERMGLSLGELLERVVAQRGSRA; this comes from the coding sequence GTGACGCGTCACGCGGAGCCCGATGCGATTGTCGTGCAGGACGTCCACAAACGGTTTCCCAGCCCGCGGTCGATCTGGCAGACCCTTCGGCATCCCGGCCAACGGGAATGGGTCGAGAGCCTTCAGGGCGTCTCGTTCTCGGTCGCTCACGGTGAGTTCTTCGGGATTCTCGGTCCCAACGGGGCCGGGAAGACGACGCTCTTCAAGTGCATCACGGGGTTGGTGACGCCGGAGCGTGGGCAGCTGACGCTGCAGGGGCATGACGTGCAGCGGGCCACGCGGCAGGCGCGCGCACAGATCGGTGTGGTCTTCGCGAATGAGCGCGCCATGAACTGGCGGCTCGATGCGCGCGAGAACCTGCGCCTCTTCGCGGCGCTCTACAATGTGGCGCGCTCCGAGGTCGATGACCGGGTGGAGCACGTGCTCCGTCTGGTGGATCTGGCCGATACCGGGCAACGGCTGCTCGGCACCTTTTCCTCCGGGATGAAGCAGCGCGTGTCGTTGGCGCGCGCGCTCCTGACCGATCCGCCCATTCTGTTGCTGGACGAACCGACCCGCAGCCTCGACCCGGTGTCGGCGCAGCGCTTCCGCGACTTCCTGCGCGAGCAGGTGGTCACGCGCGAGCGCACGGTGCTGCTGGCGACCCACACCACCGAAGAAGCGTTCGGCCTCTGCGATCGCGTCCTCGTGCTGGATCGCGGTCGCGTGCTGGCGACGGACACGGCGACCCGTCTCGCCGACCAGTTCGCTGACCAGGTGTACCGCGCCTGGGTTCGTGACCCGGCGCATCCGGCGCTTCGCGACGCCGGCGTCCGTCTCCTCGACGAGCTGACGTCCGCCGATGGCTGGTTCGTGGTCGAGTTCCCCGACCTCGGTACCGGCCACGATGCCGCGGCCACGCTTCGGAAACTGGTGGCGAGCGGGGTGGAGGTGTCCCGATTCGAGCGCATGGGACTATCGTTAGGCGAACTCCTCGAGCGGGTGGTCGCGCAGCGCGGGAGTCGCGCATGA
- a CDS encoding ABC transporter permease: protein MRVVLAMLRATWRAATSYRLATVFSLAGLAFTVVPLYFVAGALQGTMERSIQAEGGQYFAFVLAGMVATMIITEAISTIPSNVGSAATSGTLDSLFLTPTPPVVLFAGLSAYGAVWTLIRAALLLLGGAAFGASISWANLPQALLVLALLALAYVPFGLLMTASQIAFRTSGPFMSGILLASTFLGGVYYPVHVIPSWLQSLAWFVPLSYGLRAFRKLLLEGAPLLSVWSDVGMLLGFIVVLGSVGVAALSLAFRYARRTGGLSQY, encoded by the coding sequence ATGAGGGTCGTCCTCGCCATGCTGCGCGCCACCTGGCGCGCGGCGACCAGCTATCGCCTCGCGACGGTCTTCTCGCTGGCGGGGTTGGCGTTCACGGTGGTCCCGCTGTACTTCGTGGCGGGGGCGCTGCAGGGAACGATGGAGCGCAGCATCCAGGCCGAAGGCGGGCAGTACTTCGCCTTCGTCCTGGCCGGGATGGTCGCGACGATGATCATCACCGAGGCCATCTCGACGATTCCCTCGAACGTGGGATCGGCAGCCACCAGCGGGACACTCGATTCGCTCTTCCTCACGCCGACCCCCCCGGTGGTCCTGTTCGCCGGGCTGTCGGCGTACGGTGCGGTGTGGACGCTCATTCGCGCGGCGTTGCTCCTGCTGGGAGGGGCGGCGTTCGGCGCCTCGATCAGCTGGGCGAACCTCCCGCAGGCGCTCCTCGTCCTCGCGCTGCTCGCGCTCGCGTACGTGCCGTTCGGGTTGCTGATGACGGCGTCGCAGATCGCGTTCCGCACGTCGGGGCCGTTCATGAGCGGGATCCTGCTCGCCTCCACGTTCCTCGGCGGGGTCTACTATCCGGTGCACGTGATCCCGTCGTGGCTGCAGTCGCTGGCCTGGTTCGTCCCGCTCTCTTACGGGCTGCGCGCATTCCGCAAGCTCCTGCTCGAGGGGGCGCCGCTGCTGTCGGTGTGGAGCGATGTCGGCATGCTCCTGGGGTTCATCGTGGTGCTCGGCTCCGTCGGCGTGGCGGCCCTGTCGCTCGCCTTCCGGTACGCGCGCCGCACGGGCGGACTGTCCCAGTACTAA